In Silene latifolia isolate original U9 population chromosome 3, ASM4854445v1, whole genome shotgun sequence, a single window of DNA contains:
- the LOC141646493 gene encoding pre-mRNA-splicing factor 38-like, producing the protein MANRTDPLAKNIRGTDPQNLIDKIIRSKVHEHTYWKEHCFGLTAETLVDKAIELNHIGGTYGGNRKPTPFLCLVLKMLQIQPEKDIVVEFIKNEDYKYVRILGAFYLRLTGTDTDVYLYLEPLYNDYRKLRMMNQDGRFCLIHVDEFIDDLINKDYLCDIAMPRIKKRWNLENIGILVPRISALEDEIDEEEEDEMDVDDERENDYRGRSPIRDRDRDYRGRDRDRDRDYRGRDRDRDRDYRGRDRDRDYRDRDCDSDYDSDRGRGRDRDRDYRDRDRDRYRKRNYARRRSPRRHGDDYDDGTDHPDPEIAEANKLRAKLGLKPLRL; encoded by the coding sequence ATGGCGAATCGAACAGATCCATTAGCTAAGAACATAAGAGGGACAGATCCACAGAACTTAATTGATAAGATAATCCGTTCGAAGGTGCACGAGCACACATACTGGAAAGAACATTGTTTCGGTCTCACCGCCGAAACCCTAGTCGATAAAGCTATAGAGCTTAATCATATCGGTGGTACTTACGGTGGTAATCGTAAACCTACGCCTTTCTTATGCCTTGTATTGAAGATGCTTCAAATTCAACCTGAAAAAGACATCGTTGTCGAGTTTATCAAGAATGAAGATTATAAGTATGTGAGGATACTTGGAGCTTTCTATTTACGCTTGACCGGAACGGATACCGATGTGTATTTATATCTCGAACCTTTGTATAATGATTATCGAAAATTGCGAATGATGAATCAAGATGGACGGTTTTGTTTGATCCATGTTGATGAGTTTATTGATGATTTGATTAATAAAGATTATTTGTGTGATATTGCAATGCCGCGAATAAAGAAAAGATGGAATCTTGAAAATATTGGGATTCTGGTGCCGAGAATAAGTGCCTTAGAGGATGAAATTGAcgaagaggaggaggatgagaTGGATGTAGATGATGAACGTGAAAACGATTATCGTGGTAGAAGTCCGATTAGAGATAGAGACAGGGACTACAGAGGCCGAGATAGAGATAGAGACAGGGACTACAGAGGCCGAGATAGAGATAGAGACAGGGACTACAGAGGCCGAGATAGAGACAGGGACTACAGAGATAGGGATTGTGACAGTGACTATGATAGTGATCGTGGAAGAGGTCGAGATAGAGACAGGGACTACAGAGATAGGGACCGGGATCGTTATCGTAAGAGGAATTATGCCCGAAGAAGAAGCCCTAGAAGGCATggagatgattatgatgatggaACTGACCACCCTGATCCTGAAATTGCAGAGGCTAATAAGTTGCGGGCGAAACTCGGGTTAAAACCTTTGAGATTATAG
- the LOC141646494 gene encoding F-box protein CPR1-like — MAVSFQRYMQTDCNSQLIQLFKERSEKERERSIGIVIGNGYCLDEGVIVEILSWLPVKWLLQYKSVCKSWHAIISSSDFISKHLNNYYRRNNDDHSGVLLAQYHLDAYFLQSFVMVIDETPRVLARENMLDMPMYVSEICGPCDGLYYLYHYFDGKRALWNPAINELRVLPPLLTKNDPLLNPTKAAGEVYGLGFDSVSGDYKVVVIKRYWSTISDRLDIPQSVIVYSLKNDCWKYCGDLRRYYQLDDNKCYNFVNGCYYWLESDYVYEYDKKCDAIICFNMVTNAFGEISLPSYEQPASKCLGIYDDSLAFLSVHRDTNCFEIWTLTESTWSLKFRIGLFPNAWRPVGHWKDNKLILESDCFKLALFDAESQDIKDLSFKEWKPCQGIFACRESLVSIKGERNCDQGEKDYTAAESGSFPVEMIESDSEYGIHVLFGYETSESDSELGIQDLFCCRTSESDSEYGIQDLFCHEG; from the exons ATGGCAGTCTCTTTTCAACGTTACATGCAGACTGATTGTAACAGTCAACTGATTCAGTTGTTCAAGGAAAG AAGCGAAAAGGAACGTGAGAGGTCGATAGGAATTGTGATTGGGAATGGATATTGTTTGGATGAAGGTGTGATTGTCGAGATATTATCGTGGTTGCCGGTAAAATGGCTTTTGCAGTACAAGAGTGTTTGCAAATCATGGCATGCTATCATTTCAAGTTCCGATTTCATTTCCAAGCATCTCAATAACTATTATAGGAGGAACAATGACGACCATAGTGGTGTTCTACTTGCCCAATACCATTTGGATGCGTATTTCCTTCAGTCGTTTGTTATGGTTATAGATGAAACTCCTCGCGTTTTAGCACGTGAAAATATGCTTGATATGCCCATGTATGTTTCCGAAATATGTGGTCCTTGTGATGGTTTATATTATCTATACCACTATTTTGATGGTAAACGTGCTTTGTGGAACCCTGCAATCAACGAGCTTAGAGTTTTGCCTCCATTACTTACAAAGAACGATCCTCTTTTAAACCCAACCAAAGCCGCGGGTGAAGTCTATGGTTTGGGATTTGATTCAGTAAGTGGAGATTACAAAGTGGTTGTTATTAAAAGATATTGGAGTACCATAAGTGATCGCCTTGACATTCCTCAATCAGTGATTGTTTACTCGCTAAAAAATGATTGTTGGAAGTATTGTGGTGATTTACGTCGATATTACCAGTTGGATGACAATAAGTGCTATAATTTTGTTAATGGATGTTATTACTGGTTGGAATCAGATTACGTCTATGAGTATGATAAAAAGTGTGATGCAATCATTTGTTTTAATATGGTGACGAATGCTTTTGGAGAGATAAGTTTACCAAGTTACGAGCAGCCAGCTTCTAAGTGTCTTGGGATTTATGATGATTCTCTTGCTTTTCTAAGCGTCCATCGGGATACCAATTGTTTTGAAATTTGGACATTGACAGAGAGTACATGGAGCTTGAAATTCAGAATTGGACTTTTTCCGAATGCTTGGAGACCTGTTGGTCACTGGAAGGATAATAAATTAATTCTAGAATCAGATTGTTTTAAGTTGGCCTTATTTGATGCTGAATCACAAGATATTAAGGATCTTTCATTTAAAGAATGGAAACCGTGCCAGGGAATATTTGCCTGTAGGGAAAGCTTGGTTTCAATCAAGGGCGAGAGAAATTGTGACCAAGGCGAGAAGGACTACACTGCTGCAGAAAGTGGTAGTTTCCCCGTGGAAATGATTGAATCGGATTCAGAATATGGAATTCACGTATTATTTGGCTACGAGACGAGCGAATCTGATTCAGAATTAGGAATCCAGGATTTATTTTGTTGTAGAACGAGCGAGTCCGATTCAGAATATGGAATTCAAGATTTGTTTTGTCATGAAGGGTAG
- the LOC141649995 gene encoding protein synthesis inhibitor PD-S2-like yields MGIKQLITLFFVTVLLFAFTQLCVSTQTLTLNLNGTPTKVAYNKLINEIRQFAKGKLEYDGIPMMQAPSVPPAYIVVKLLAKRGATDVSLSVAINKTNLYVVGYADESLKKAFFFSESGEAEPSIFPGQLVKEILSFGSGYGALGKISGLDRENLIFSLDKLKFSMLTLHGEDAKKPSFIHDQATFLIYAIQAFSEAARFKYVQKKFFTPTKTPPEPDHKVPKLENAWETISKAVKIAVVKRKFVPPLILAHADGSTWVVNTVDEIKPDMGILLYVSTVSYPVVSKMAINKGKSHNNYLYIIQMKTLKANKNDENVRNICDIHYHRESP; encoded by the exons ATGGGAATCAAACAACTTATTACACTATTTTTTGTAACTGTACTGCTCTTTGCCTTCACCCAATTATGTGTATCGACACAAACTTTAACTCTCAACCTAAATGGTACACCGACCAAGGTTGCTTATAACAAACTTATAAACGAAATCCGCCAATTTGCAAAAGGGAAATTGGAATATGATGGGATCCCAATGATGCAAGCGCCATCCGTACCTCCTGCTTACATTGTTGTTAAGCTACTAGCAAAGAGAGGAGCAACAGATGTAAGTTTGTCTGTTGCCATCAACAAGACAAACTTATACGTTGTTGGATATGCTGATGAGAGTCTGAAAAAGGCATTTTTCTTTTCGGAATCAGGAGAGGCTGAACCATCTATATTTCCGGGCCAATTGGTCAAGGAGATCCTTTCATTCGGAAGCGGTTATGGCGCTCTTGGAAAAATATCTGGCTTGGATAGAGAAAATCTTATATTTTCGTTGGACAAGTTAAAATTTTCTATGTTGACATTGCACGGTGAAGATGCCAAGAAACCAAGTTTCATTCACGATCAAGCAACCTTTCTTATCTATGCCATACAGGCATTCTCCGAGGCGGCACGTTTTAAGTACGTGCAAAAAAAATTCTTCACCCCCACCAAAACCCCTCCAGAGCCGGACCACAAAGTTCCGAAGCTAGAGAATGCCTGGGAGACTATAAGCAAAGCCGTGAAGATTGCTGTTGTTAAGAGGAAATTTGTTCCCCCTCTGATCTTAGCGCATGCCGATGGTTCCACTTGGGTAGTTAACACAGTCGATGAGATTAAGCCCGACATGGGCATCCTGTTGTACGTGTCGACCGTGAGCTACCCAGTCGTAAGTAAGATGGCTATTAATAAAG GTAAGAGCCATAATAATTATTTATACATAATTCAGATGAAAACACTAAAAGCTAATAAGAATGATGAAAACGTCAGAAACATTTGCGACATTCACTATCATAGGGAGTCACCGTAA
- the LOC141648557 gene encoding F-box/kelch-repeat protein At3g23880-like, which translates to MAVSFQRYMQTDGNSQLIQLFKERSEKERERSIGIVIGNGYCLDEGVIVEILSWLPVKWLLQYKSVCKSWHAIISSSDFISKHLNNYYRRNNDDHSGVLLAQYHLDAYFLQSFVMVIDETPRVLARENMLDMPMYVSEICGPCDGLYYLYYYFDDKRALWNPAINELRVLPPLLTKNDPLLNPTEAPGEVYGLGFDSVSGDYKVVVIKGYLSNVTDWWNIPQSVIVYSVKNDCWRYCGDLRRYYELDRNKCYNFINGCYYWMESDYVYEDNKTCDAIICFNFVTDGCEEINLPEYQRPASKCLGIYDDSLAFLSVHRDTNCFEIWTLTESTWSLKFRIGPFSTGLRPVGHWKDNKLILESDYFKLALFDAESQDIKDLSFKEWKPCRGIFDCRESLVSVKGERNWEQGEDNTAIDSGSSPIEMKESDSEFGIRELFSCETSESDSEYGIEDLFCYVTSESDSEYGIQDLFCHEG; encoded by the exons ATGGCAGTCTCTTTTCAACGTTACATGCAGACTGATGGTAACAGCCAACTGATTCAGTTGTTCAAAGAAAG AAGCGAAAAGGAACGTGAGAGGTCGATAGGAATTGTGATTGGGAATGGATATTGTTTGGATGAAGGTGTGATTGTCGAGATATTATCGTGGTTGCCGGTAAAATGGCTTTTGCAGTACAAGAGTGTTTGCAAATCATGGCATGCTATCATTTCAAGTTCCGATTTCATTTCCAAGCATCTCAATAATTATTATAGGAGGAACAATGACGACCATAGTGGTGTTCTCCTTGCCCAATATCATTTGGATGCATATTTCCTTCAGTCGTTTGTTATGGTTATAGATGAAACTCCTCGCGTTTTAGCACGTGAAAATATGCTTGATATGCCCATGTATGTTTCCGAAATATGTGGTCCTTGTGACGGTTTATATTATCTATACTACTATTTTGATGATAAACGTGCTTTGTGGAACCCTGCAATCAACGAGCTTAGAGTTTTGCCTCCATTACTTACAAAGAACGATCCTCTTTTAAACCCAACCGAAGCCCCGGGTGAAGTCTATGGTTTGGGATTTGATTCAGTAAGTGGAGATTACAAAGTGGTTGTTATTAAAGGATATCTGAGTAATGTAACTGATTGGTGGAACATCCCTCAATCAGTGATTGTTTACTCGGTAAAAAATGATTGTTGGAGGTATTGTGGTGATTTACGTAGATATTATGAGTTGGATAGAAATAAGTGTTACAATTTCATTAATGGGTGTTATTACTGGATGGAATCAGATTATGTCTATGAGGATAACAAAACCTGTGATGCGAtcatttgttttaattttgtAACGGATGGCTGTGAAGAGATCAATCTACCCGAATACCAGCGGCCAGCTTCCAAGTGTCTTGGGATTTATGATGATTCTCTTGCTTTTCTAAGCGTCCATCGGGATACCAATTGTTTTGAAATTTGGACATTGACAGAGAGTACATGGAGCTTGAAATTCAGAATTGGACCTTTTTCGACTGGTTTGAGACCCGTTGGTCACTGGAAGGATAATAAGTTAATTCTAGAATCAGATTATTTTAAGTTAGCCTTATTTGATGCTGAATCACAAGATATTAAGGATCTTTCATTTAAAGAATGGAAACCGTGTCGTGGCATTTTCGATTGTAGGGAAAGCTTGGTTTCAGTCAAGGGCGAGAGAAATTGGGAGCAAGGAGAAGATAACACTGCTATAGACAGCGGTAGTTCCCCCATTGAAATGAAAGAATCGGATTCGGAATTTGGAATTCGTGAATTATTTAGCTGCGAGACGAGCGAATCTGATTCAGAATATGGAATCGAAGACTTATTTTGCTATGTAACGAGCGAATCCGATTCAGAATATGGAATTCAAGATTTGTTTTGTCATGAAGGGTAG